The Ipomoea triloba cultivar NCNSP0323 chromosome 4, ASM357664v1 DNA segment ttagttgtttaacttggttaaacaatcaaagagtgtttgattaattaacgttttgtaacagtttatttctccaaaatgttaaaatttaaaaagcttatcaaaacaactttttcgattaactttttgagaaagtcattttgcatgtaatcagatatcagctaacaactaatttaccaaacacttttctacaatcagttaataatatcaactagtcaaacccatTAACTCAAtaaactaacaactatttaccaaacaccccatgtGTCAAGTAACTCAGTAATactatgattattattattttttttttttgaaaagaatacTATGATTATTAATTCAGCCATAATAAGCATTATCAATGTTGATTATTTGGTTCAAAcctaaaaacaaaattcataaCAGCATACACTTCAAccttaataaacatttaattcaaaGGCAATGAACATTTTACCCAGAACTCATTACTCACCTTGTTAGTGGGATGTGTCAAAAACACAAGAGCTGATGCACTCAAGCTCTCCCTGTGGTTGGTTCCAAATGCATTTGAGctcctcatcttcttcttcttcttcttcacaccATAAGTCATTTGCAGATGCACACTACACACTATAAAACTCCATTccattttatatatgtaaattatattCATCTCAAGCTCTCATGTTCTCTTCCTAGAATGGCTTTTTTTTGGGCAAATATTCACTTATCTGTAACTTACAACACCTCaagaaaagtaaaaacaagAAACGGGAACATAACAAAGAAGAGAAATTCATAGTAAAAAAACATACTTGTTGATCTGATATTGACCCACTATGCTGCAGGAGTAATGAGCACGCAAATTTTTTTAAGTACATCGTCATGAACAGAGAGATTTTCAGGTGAAGATTTGTGACTATCTTATTGAACGATACTACTTTATACAGCATTTTACAAGTAGGAATACAATAATCTAGGTTATTATGCAGGGAGTAGCTAGAGCTGATTGAGCATGAATTCTACTGTAAAAATTATCGGTTCTACTTGCCAACGTCTAGACATGCAGAATAGTATGACATAAAAGAGAAAATACCATATCTCGGATGATTGTATCTGAGATACCAAAACCCCATATTATTGCCTATTTACTGCAGGAAACCCTCAGcaatctctctctttctctctctcattgCTCGTTCGTGGAGCAAGTGCATTTCTTCTGATGCTCGGTGAGTTCCTGTAACACATTAGGTTTCATTCAGGAAACTCTAACTAGGCTTCAAAGCATAAAACAATTCCGATGCTTTCCCCAAAGAACTAAAACTACAAATTTATTTGTAACTAAAATTATTTGAAACAAGCAAGGCATAAGCATTACCCTTCCCAATACTAAACTTTTTGGCAGTCTGTTTTAGTAAACACTGAATCTGTTGGGGAGAGACCggtaaagggtcaagtccagcaccttGCCTCtcgagctatagcttttggcgtagtgacAAGTGGTATCAAGTCACAGGTTTGAGTCCCAACAACAACAGAGGCTGGTGCTGGgatgggggattgttgggcggaggctagTAAAGGGCCATGTCCAgcaccctgcctctcgaaaatgtgatggcggtagaaggaaataaagttgcgccttcacTACAAGCTATAGCTTTgggcgtagtggtaagcgcttgaacGTAACAGAATCAATAAATTTCAAATTGCTTTAAGCATATGCGTGAAGTACCTGAATCTGCTTCTGTAGAAACTTGACATATTCTACGGCTTCTTCCAACATGTCAGCCGTATTAGTTTGCTGCATTTGGTAGAAAGACCTCAAAGTCACAGAGAGTATGAAACTTAAGCCagatattaaaaagaaaatataatgaaagCAGATAAAACTCAACCATTCTTCCTTCTAGCTTCTAGATTTAGCTAACACAGATGTATTATGCCCCACACAAAAGTAGGTTCAGGTCACAGTGTCACACTGCAAACAGTTGGGCAGGATGAAATCAAGCATAGCCAGAATATCCAACTCAACAGCGAAcataaaataagaagaaaaacaagaatATTTGATTGTGTGGACCAAACGAGGTCCCTAAGATTGGACCAAAGTCACTCTGATGCCATGttgctataatgcacatgggccaaaccacactaaaagattgaatccaatcaattagctaatctaacccatgaccttataaacccatgtgttctctcttatattttcaatgtcgACTTCAACAGATTACTACAAAACTTTGGGGTGAAAAGGTGCAGTTTCTTAGCAAGGACTGGTTATATGGAAAATTTATAATGCAGCATTTTATGTGACAGTGCCTAAAATCACAGTCAACAAAGGAAAGGTAACAGTTGAGCTACAATTTAAGCGTAGCACAGCCTCCTTGGGTCTGTGCATGAATACTTCAATTAACTTGTCAAAAGTACAAATTGAACCAATGAAGTGAAAAGTACTGTACAGCTCACAGTTGTGTAATGATACAACCAACttcaatattaataatgaaGAGAAATTTATAGTTGAAGATCTGCATTTTTGTGATAAACGTTAAATTTGCTCATACTATATGCATGCGGGCAGCATGAATGGTTTTGATCATCTTGAGTCAAATACCGTACAAAGTAGCATAGTTTAATTACCTTATCCATATTAGGCACAAGCTCCTGAAGCTTCCTTATCCTGTCACTAATTCGCGTTCTTCTAACCTGTTCCCAAattaaatgaaagaaaataaccTTAAGTAAATTGATTGTGAGCATATAACTACTAACTACAGATATAAATATTCATTGAAGACCAACATTCATGGAAACTATCTTCCTCTTATATACAGTACTAATATTAAGTACAGCAGTTGAAATCCCCTCATCCGCTTCTTCAAgaagtgtgtgtgtatgtgaagGGAGAGAGATAGAGGGAAGAAAGTAATACCCTCTCTGCAATACTTCGGGGATGGGTAGCACAACCACGCTTTGCTCTAACCCTGCATGGGACTAAATCTTCCATCATCTTCTCCATTTCTGCATCCAATGACCCACCAGCACTGCGTAATCGCCCACTTTGTTCTCCTTTCTTAAAGACATAGAACAATgaataagtaaaaatatcatAAAGTAATTTCAGGAACTGTATGGATAAAACACTAACATGAATTTGCCAGTTATCATAATGACTGAAGATAAAGTGCATGGTAAAACTTAAGTCAGAAAACATTCTTTTTCCAGCACATCATGCTATAGCAATCCCACTCCTTCCCAACGGatggagaaaaaaaagaaaacatgtaaaaattttacagcAATGTTAAACACGGACAAAACCTCTACTTATTAGACTAGAAATTACCTATGTAAACGGCTTCAGTATTTGCCAACAAAAGCCTAGCAAACTTTTTGGGCTcacaaaaagaaacaaaattgcAATACAACAAAGCAACTACTACACTTGGTCTGATAAAGAAAAGAGAACCCAGATTTATATGCCTGTAGTTATGGAGTGTTAATCAATTATCAAAAGTAAttcctattttcaaaaaaatatataagagAATTACTAAAGGGCAAAGGGAAGTCTTCAAATTCTTCCATTAGAGGAAATTTTTATTCACAGTGAAAACCCAGATTAATGTTGCAACTTAAACAGAGCACTTGTGCACCACTAGAATTGAATCCTAACTCCAAAGATTGATcttttgaaataattttgaCTCAAAAAATCCCAAGACCTTAAGAAACTAGCATGGTGAATAAATCTCCTCTTGTGGGCATTAAGGCCTTTCTTCTCCCTTGAAAGGAAAGTTAGAAAAGACCCAAacaaataaatttcacattggAATCCTCCTAATTCCATTTTTAGCTCTAatttagtacggagtattagttAGTTAATCCAGACAACCAATTACATACACAATTGAATCATTTTCTAAGTCAGAATTAAGTAAAGTGACCAACCAATCATTTCCTAATGACTAACAAATCTTCATAACCAACCACAAAGCTAGCCTGCCAAAGTCCAGCATAATTCGTTACCATTTTTTTCcgacaacaaaaaaataaaaaataaaaataaaaataaaaactataaatatagCATTTAAAGCTAGCTGAAAAGTTCTGAGcaaaaatgaacttaaaaaactttttttttaaagggtcGATTTTTGGAAAGGGTGAGAAATTCAAATAGCATATATAAACTCGAGGGAAGTGTATCTTACCAAGGGAGACGATAATTTAGCCGAGGGGCTTTGGGAATCAGCCTCTCTGGGCCGCTTAGCTGACTGAGCCACATCGATAGGAGAAGAAAGGTAGTCGTAGCTGGGCGGAGCTCCGAAGCTGGGGAAGAAGATATCCGAGCTGATCTGAGAGAGAAACTCCGCCGGAGAGCTGTTCTGCCGGACGAAATTACTAAGTCCAGATGCTGCTTCCCCACCGCCGCCTCCGGACTCGAATAGCCCCAGATCGGCGGCGTATCGGGAGCCACTTCCGCCAACAGACGGCTGCTTGAGCTGAGCTGAAGGTGTAGGCAAGGGTTGAGAGTGCGGGTGCGGTGGAGGCTTGCTAGAAGAAGGAAGTATCGGAGGAGGGTCGAGAACGACGTCGTTTTCCGTGTCGGAATCCAGTAGCGCTTCCAACCACGTCGCCGGAGCTGAGCGGAAGCGTGTCAGCCCTGCTCCTCGGCTCGGCTCACTTCCGCCgcttccgccgccgccgccgccgccgctctCCGGCTGCATCGGTTATTTTCTCTATCCGAATACGTCGTTATCCCCGTTTTCAGGTGAATTTTGTGGTGTTACTGTGAGCAAGAGGCGAGAGCTCGAGAGAgagtgtttttcttttttgttgctTATACACTGTCGAATGGAAGAATATACGTATTTTTATCAGATTCCGTATACCAAATGTAGAATTTACTGTATTTGTACGTGTACGTATTGTCAGTGTACTGTCTATGTATGCTGGATTTTAGGCGGGTTTCTGGCCTATGTAATGAAGTATTCTAAGACCGCGTATGGCTACTCAAAATCCAAGTTGTAAGTATGTTTTCCTTGAAGTCTTCTATATGTAAATTTGGATCGCAGTGCAAAATACTGCATACTGTTTATGGTGAACGATGCTTTTGCCTACTCCTATAAACTTAATTGCACAATTTTAATTGCATAAACAATATTTgactttttatgcaaaataaaagtTTACAAAGTCACAGTATAGATAAGTGATAAATTGGTAGTCATTGAGCAAGGATAAGAGAGGTGTAAGCAATAAGGATTCTCATTGTCATCTATCAGAGGCAATTGGAGAACTATGTCATTATGACTAGTAGTTTCTAAAGAAAAATTATACATGAACTCTCAAATCCTACTCCCTATGATATAGTATGTTTTGATTACTTAATTTAGTAAGGGTTATGATGTttatctattctttttttttcttcctccaattAATTTTGGACACAAGTGGACTAAAAGTTAAGAGTATGATTTTTGGAGTacatgaagtattttttttatttctaaatgaCATATTCACAAGGAGACCAATTTGAATGGAAATTCAATATGAGCGTTTACAGTTTGGGATTTGCTGTTTGAAAAATCATCTATTGAAATTTGAAAGCTACCAATATACCATTGGTGTGTTGAGTTAtagatttatgtaatttgtctcTTTTTGTGTATGTGTGTACGAGAGAGTGGAATCATGTGCAGACAAGGTTTAAGTGTGAATGGGCGGATACACGATCAAACATTTTATCAATGCACTGTAAAACATTTTCAAATGCATTGTGCACTATCTAATTCGCATTGATTATCAACTCTGgtacatttaaaaatatttgatagtgattttcaaaaaacaaaatatttgatGGTGCATTTGTAAATGCTTGACAATGCATTTTAGAAATGTTTGGCCTAAGTCTCATTGATTGTTTAACTCTCCCTGAGTAAAAATCTGCTCGCTTACAATGGTTTAACACATAGCTCTATATTTAGCAATAGATAAGATTGTATGTCCTCAAGATGCCACGTCAATTGGTATTCTAATCAATCAAACTttagtattttataaattttcaagaagagaaaataataaattagttaaatgaATATTACATTGTTTTCTTTATCTTCCATCAATATTAATTCCagcaaatgaatttttttttctctacctATCTCATTTAACAATAGGGTAGTTATTATTGGGGGGAAGAAGTATAGGGTAGTTATTGTTATTCTTTGAAGCCATATCTTCAAGTCTCAATGAAATAAACTCATATATAGAACAGGCAAACACGCCTTTATATGTTTACTGCTACGTATATCAAGGTCACGTGTGAGATGGTTGGCGGTTTGCGGCGGGAGACGTCATCCGTGAACTTCCACTGAGAAAAGGACAAAACCCAAGCCGCAAAGAAGCGCGTGAGATTCACTCCAATTAAACAACAGACACTTATCACGGTCAACTTCGAAAATGACTATCTTAATCATCCAGTTTAATATAGATCAACGGTGGAGACTGGTCTTATCTCCACACTAATTGGATTTGAACACCGCGCGTGGCGTAGCGTATGTGACTCTCCTAAAAAACATATTCTAGaaatctctcttttcttttgacGTTAAAAAATGGCAAATTTTAGGATAAGAGAATGAAAGAACGGAGTGGGTTACTTGAGTACAACTTttgttttattgatttatttatacatttctaaaaaatttaaaaagcataCCCTCAATTCACAAatctatttttcatatttttttagaatgtaCAACAATATTATTTACTTTCCCAAATATAAATGACTTTTTACATTCAACATCTAAGATTATGGTTTCAGTAAAAAGTGATGACTAATTTAATCTATCCATTTGGATAGACCAACAATTGAAGATTgtttaaaaatgaagaaaaaaagtgcgaatcaattttataaatatgacaaacttaaaagtttgcaataattaaaattttaactttgtgtttttattttctaaaatcaTCAATAATTAATGAATCTCAGTTGATGACTGTGATCATGCATCACTCTTTAACCGTTGGTCCATCCAACCGTtagtggcaaattattgcatggaccatggtccacacaactatgtagaccaaaaataaaaagtacatttttttgtactgtaggtacattatttgacagtatatatcaaataatgtaccttcagtacaaaaataatgtaccctaaaataatgtacctacaatataaaaataatgtaccttcagtacaaaaataatgtactttttatttttggtccacacagctgtgtggaccatggttcatgcaataatgattgaccgTTGGTCCACTacgtcaattttataattataacaaactttcaagtttgtaatatttataaaattagtcccgtttatttttctttttttcaacaATCTTTAACCGTTGGTCCACCCAAATTCATGAATCACATCAATCTTCAcatttttatatgaaaaaactggaattaactttttttttttaattatgtcaATTAGACTAATATTTgattgctttcaaaaaaagactaatatttgatttgattgggatttaataaccaaacaagATTGGTCTAAGTGCTTAATTAGATGTGGCtgtatttgtaaattgtaattagcTCAAACGTTGATTGACTTGGAATCATGCTCCAAATGAAAAGTGCAATGAGAAATCATTGGTTAATGCCCACTC contains these protein-coding regions:
- the LOC116015247 gene encoding transcription factor bHLH81-like isoform X2; this encodes MQPESGGGGGGGSGGSEPSRGAGLTRFRSAPATWLEALLDSDTENDVVLDPPPILPSSSKPPPHPHSQPLPTPSAQLKQPSVGGSGSRYAADLGLFESGGGGGEAASGLSNFVRQNSSPAEFLSQISSDIFFPSFGAPPSYDYLSSPIDVAQSAKRPREADSQSPSAKLSSPLKGEQSGRLRSAGGSLDAEMEKMMEDLVPCRVRAKRGCATHPRSIAERVRRTRISDRIRKLQELVPNMDKCDTVT
- the LOC116015247 gene encoding transcription factor bHLH81-like isoform X1 → MQPESGGGGGGGSGGSEPSRGAGLTRFRSAPATWLEALLDSDTENDVVLDPPPILPSSSKPPPHPHSQPLPTPSAQLKQPSVGGSGSRYAADLGLFESGGGGGEAASGLSNFVRQNSSPAEFLSQISSDIFFPSFGAPPSYDYLSSPIDVAQSAKRPREADSQSPSAKLSSPLKGEQSGRLRSAGGSLDAEMEKMMEDLVPCRVRAKRGCATHPRSIAERVRRTRISDRIRKLQELVPNMDKQTNTADMLEEAVEYVKFLQKQIQELTEHQKKCTCSTNEQ